One Actinomyces respiraculi DNA window includes the following coding sequences:
- the pgsA gene encoding CDP-diacylglycerol--glycerol-3-phosphate 3-phosphatidyltransferase has translation MSETDTPTNEGGPGARVPLLNIANALTVLRLLLVPVFVWFVLQPGDAMRLAAAVVFAVAALTDQLDGHLARSLNLVTSFGKITDPIADKALTLSAFIALSVDGRLWWWVTFTILVRELGITLLRFFMLRRAVMAASRGGKLKTVLQITAIIGLLVPWGAFLPAGAAHVLELLAYVVVGAALVITVVSGLDYVRQAVVLSRMEPSS, from the coding sequence ATGAGCGAGACAGATACTCCCACCAACGAGGGCGGGCCCGGCGCGAGGGTGCCGCTGCTCAACATCGCCAACGCGCTGACGGTGCTGCGCCTGCTGCTCGTGCCGGTCTTCGTCTGGTTCGTGCTGCAGCCGGGCGACGCCATGAGACTGGCCGCGGCCGTGGTCTTCGCCGTCGCCGCCCTCACGGACCAGCTCGACGGGCACCTGGCACGCTCGCTCAACCTCGTGACGAGCTTCGGCAAGATCACCGACCCCATCGCGGACAAGGCACTGACGCTGTCCGCCTTCATCGCGCTGTCCGTTGACGGCCGCCTGTGGTGGTGGGTGACCTTCACGATCCTCGTGCGTGAGCTCGGCATCACCCTGCTGCGCTTCTTCATGCTGCGCCGGGCCGTCATGGCGGCCTCGCGGGGAGGCAAACTCAAGACGGTCCTGCAGATCACCGCGATCATCGGTCTGCTCGTGCCCTGGGGCGCCTTCCTACCGGCTGGCGCGGCCCACGTCCTGGAGCTCCTGGCCTACGTCGTCGTCGGCGCCGCGCTGGTGATCACCGTGGTCTCCGGCCTGGACTATGTGCGCCAGGCCGTCGTCCTGTCGCGGATGGAGCCGAGCTCGTGA
- a CDS encoding CapA family protein, which yields MSSRTRGLSSTSASVRAGGGRARRHGAAVRRPWWRAAVVLLLVLGVATAGALALRERLDGGAVSLPPTASPSPTAAAPAPSPTPSPTPEPVPDVRFTIGYAGDVLTHMPVIEDTAGGGGDIAPLIAGAVPWTAGVDLALCGMELPVSPIGVASGYPVFASVPAVVTALAASGYDGCATASNHAWDQGFEGVLATADQLAAHGMGYAGTNRSEAEAATGYQLYTLEREGVSVTVAQISTTYSLNGFVADPAWAVDLNDVATVEARARAARAAGADVVVLHTQIGEEYLLEPVDAQREYAAAVAATGQVDLLLGAHPHVPQTNELLPGGPGGRGMWVSYSAGNFLSNQSEAQSTVMAGIGLFVWADVVVSTAVDGSREARVEALHWHPFTVDNDGGHRIIDLAAAQRGEVPEGCTLSEWEIARRWEAVMATVNNATYSDEVPSPTGDGPVALPRS from the coding sequence GTGAGCAGCCGCACGCGAGGTCTCTCCAGCACCTCAGCCTCCGTCCGAGCGGGTGGTGGCAGGGCGCGGCGCCACGGCGCGGCCGTCAGGCGCCCATGGTGGCGCGCCGCTGTCGTGCTGCTCCTCGTGCTCGGCGTGGCCACCGCGGGTGCCCTCGCGCTGCGTGAACGCCTGGACGGTGGCGCGGTGTCGCTGCCCCCCACCGCCTCGCCCTCCCCCACCGCGGCGGCCCCCGCCCCATCGCCGACGCCGAGCCCCACCCCCGAGCCGGTGCCTGACGTCCGCTTCACCATCGGCTACGCCGGCGATGTCCTGACCCACATGCCCGTCATCGAGGACACGGCCGGTGGGGGCGGGGACATCGCGCCGCTCATCGCCGGGGCCGTGCCCTGGACCGCGGGCGTGGATCTGGCCCTGTGCGGGATGGAGCTGCCGGTCTCACCGATCGGCGTCGCCTCGGGCTACCCGGTCTTCGCCTCCGTGCCCGCCGTCGTCACCGCGCTGGCCGCCTCCGGCTACGACGGCTGTGCAACCGCCTCCAACCATGCCTGGGACCAGGGCTTCGAGGGCGTGCTGGCCACCGCCGACCAGCTCGCGGCTCATGGCATGGGCTATGCCGGCACCAACCGCAGCGAGGCGGAGGCGGCCACCGGCTACCAGCTCTACACGCTCGAGCGCGAGGGCGTGAGCGTCACCGTCGCCCAGATCTCCACCACCTACAGTCTCAACGGCTTCGTCGCGGATCCCGCCTGGGCCGTGGACCTCAACGACGTCGCCACCGTCGAGGCCCGGGCCCGTGCGGCCCGCGCGGCGGGCGCCGACGTCGTCGTCCTACACACCCAGATCGGTGAGGAGTACCTGCTGGAGCCGGTGGACGCTCAGCGCGAGTACGCCGCCGCCGTCGCCGCCACCGGTCAGGTGGACCTACTGCTGGGCGCGCACCCGCACGTGCCCCAGACCAACGAGCTGCTGCCCGGCGGGCCTGGGGGCAGGGGCATGTGGGTGTCCTACTCGGCCGGCAACTTCCTGTCGAACCAGTCCGAGGCCCAGAGCACCGTCATGGCGGGCATCGGCCTGTTCGTGTGGGCCGACGTCGTCGTGAGCACCGCCGTCGACGGCAGCCGTGAGGCGCGTGTGGAGGCCCTGCACTGGCACCCCTTCACGGTGGACAACGACGGCGGGCACCGCATCATCGACCTGGCGGCCGCCCAGCGCGGTGAGGTCCCCGAGGGCTGCACGCTCTCGGAGTGGGAAATCGCTCGCCGTTGGGAGGCGGTCATGGCCACGGTCAACAACGCGACCTACAGCGACGAGGTGCCCTCCCCCACCGGTGATGGGCCGGTGGCACTGCCGCGCTCCTGA
- a CDS encoding CinA family protein has product MSPAATVSPAGGRGLAGQAEQLLEAAREQGRTIAVAESLTGGMVCSTLVGVPGASAVLLGGVVAYATRVKAQVLGVDAELLARTGPVDGEVALQMARGVARVLGADLGLATTGVAGPGPADGHEAGTVHVAVVTPWGGAERALRLDGDRAQVRLGSAEAVVGLALEMLRSPRIR; this is encoded by the coding sequence GTGAGCCCTGCGGCGACCGTGAGCCCTGCGGGCGGGCGAGGCCTTGCCGGGCAGGCGGAGCAGCTGCTGGAGGCCGCGCGCGAGCAGGGGCGCACGATCGCCGTCGCCGAGTCCCTCACCGGTGGGATGGTGTGCTCCACCCTCGTGGGCGTGCCCGGGGCCTCCGCCGTGCTCCTCGGCGGAGTCGTGGCCTACGCCACACGGGTCAAGGCGCAGGTGCTGGGGGTCGACGCCGAGCTGCTGGCGCGCACCGGGCCCGTGGACGGCGAGGTCGCCCTCCAGATGGCCCGGGGCGTGGCGCGCGTGCTGGGCGCGGACCTCGGCCTGGCGACAACGGGTGTGGCGGGCCCCGGGCCCGCGGACGGCCACGAGGCCGGGACCGTGCACGTCGCCGTCGTCACCCCGTGGGGTGGGGCCGAGCGCGCGCTGCGGCTGGACGGTGACCGGGCGCAGGTGCGTCTGGGGTCCGCTGAGGCCGTCGTCGGCCTCGCCCTGGAGATGCTGCGCTCTCCCAGGATCCGCTGA
- a CDS encoding helix-turn-helix domain-containing protein encodes MNKTNQPRTSRPVRPAGRTAMRAAPTAGYGAPVEPVKTENVLLRREIGEVLRSVRQHQGRTLREVSSQARVSLGYLSEVERGQKEASSELLASICQALDAPLSAVLREVSDRIALAEGVSVPDTVPDELVRQQRLFLR; translated from the coding sequence ATGAATAAGACGAACCAGCCCCGTACCTCTCGCCCTGTGCGTCCCGCAGGCAGGACCGCCATGCGCGCGGCGCCGACGGCGGGATACGGTGCACCCGTGGAACCCGTCAAGACTGAGAACGTCCTCCTGCGCCGCGAGATCGGCGAGGTGCTGCGCTCGGTGCGCCAGCACCAGGGACGCACCCTGCGCGAGGTCTCCTCCCAGGCCCGAGTCTCCCTCGGATACCTCTCCGAGGTCGAGCGCGGGCAGAAGGAGGCCTCCTCCGAGCTGCTGGCCTCGATCTGCCAGGCACTCGACGCCCCGCTGTCCGCCGTGCTGCGTGAGGTCTCGGACCGCATCGCCCTTGCCGAGGGCGTGAGCGTGCCGGACACCGTCCCCGACGAGCTCGTGCGTCAGCAGCGCCTCTTCCTGCGCTGA
- a CDS encoding DUF3046 domain-containing protein codes for MKHSELWRAVEAVYGSAYGRSLVKDLVLPGLGHTAQEALDAGESPRRVWDALCDETDASEADRWVYREDPRKR; via the coding sequence ATGAAGCACTCCGAGCTCTGGCGCGCCGTGGAGGCCGTCTACGGCTCCGCCTACGGCCGCTCACTGGTCAAGGACCTCGTGCTGCCGGGCCTGGGACACACCGCCCAGGAAGCCCTGGACGCGGGGGAGAGCCCGCGGCGGGTGTGGGACGCCCTGTGTGACGAGACGGACGCCTCGGAGGCGGACCGTTGGGTCTACCGGGAGGACCCGCGCAAGAGGTAG